In Salegentibacter mishustinae, a single genomic region encodes these proteins:
- the mnmA gene encoding tRNA 2-thiouridine(34) synthase MnmA yields the protein MKKKVVVGLSGGVDSSVSAYLLQQQGYEVIGLFMKNWHDDSVTISDECPWLDDSNDAMMVADKLGIPFQTVDLSEQYKERIVDYMFNEYERGRTPNPDVLCNREIKFDVFMKIALSLGADYVATGHYCRKGEIEKEGETIYQLLSGKDNNKDQSYFLCQLTQEQLSKTLFPIGELQKSEVRKIASEQNLVTADKKDSQGLCFIGKVRLPDFLQQKLQPKEGKIIEIEAEKDLYSSETPKFSNKQEELDFLARKYEYAAEDGKVVGKHQGAHYFTKGQRKGLAVGGTPEPLFVIDTDVIDNVIYTGQGKNHPGIYRKGLFINKDEVHWVRKDLAINNDDTLRVKARIRYRQPLQDATLHQTEAGMYVIFDDPQASITEGQFVAWYEGEELLGSGVIS from the coding sequence ATGAAAAAGAAAGTGGTTGTAGGTTTATCGGGTGGAGTAGATTCCAGTGTGTCAGCATATCTTTTGCAACAGCAGGGTTACGAGGTAATTGGACTATTTATGAAAAACTGGCACGACGATTCGGTAACCATTTCTGATGAATGCCCATGGTTAGATGACAGCAATGATGCGATGATGGTAGCCGATAAACTTGGTATACCTTTTCAAACTGTAGATCTTAGTGAGCAATATAAAGAACGTATCGTTGATTATATGTTCAATGAATATGAACGTGGCCGCACGCCAAATCCCGATGTTCTATGTAATCGTGAGATAAAGTTTGATGTTTTTATGAAAATCGCGCTTTCTTTAGGCGCCGATTATGTAGCTACAGGACATTATTGCCGTAAAGGAGAAATTGAAAAAGAGGGAGAAACTATTTATCAATTGCTTTCAGGGAAAGATAATAATAAAGACCAGTCTTATTTCCTTTGCCAACTTACGCAAGAACAACTTTCCAAAACGCTTTTTCCAATTGGCGAATTACAAAAATCTGAAGTGCGAAAAATCGCTTCAGAACAAAACCTGGTGACTGCAGATAAGAAAGATTCACAAGGACTTTGCTTTATTGGGAAAGTAAGATTACCAGATTTTCTTCAGCAAAAATTACAACCTAAAGAAGGCAAGATCATAGAAATTGAAGCCGAAAAAGACTTATATTCTTCTGAAACACCTAAATTCAGCAATAAACAGGAAGAACTCGATTTTCTTGCTAGAAAGTATGAATATGCTGCGGAAGACGGAAAGGTTGTAGGAAAACACCAGGGCGCTCATTATTTTACCAAAGGCCAGCGCAAAGGCCTTGCGGTTGGTGGCACGCCAGAGCCGCTGTTTGTTATTGATACCGACGTGATAGATAATGTAATTTATACCGGGCAGGGAAAAAACCACCCGGGAATTTATAGAAAAGGACTTTTTATCAATAAAGACGAAGTGCATTGGGTTAGAAAAGACCTCGCAATAAATAATGATGATACCTTAAGAGTAAAAGCCAGAATTCGCTATCGTCAACCTTTACAAGATGCAACATTACATCAAACAGAGGCTGGAATGTATGTGATTTTTGATGATCCTCAAGCTTCAATTACCGAAGGTCAATTTGTAGCCTGGTATGAGGGCGAAGAATTATTAGGTTCGGGGGTTATTTCTTAA
- a CDS encoding amino acid ABC transporter substrate-binding protein, with protein sequence MKYLLIVCFLFQLSTLSASAQEFKYHTVEAGETVYSIAKAYNISEEAIYKYNPDAKGNLEVSSKLVIPLSQQKKETSTETEDIQFITHTVKRKETLYRLSKDYNVEIDEIKRFNKHLYSEELKRGEEILIPQRKKAAGNTELASSRELDIPKAVNQEISETREHVILPKETKYGIARKYGITVKELEELNPKVDVLKPGVMIRVGTDVLDEPVILTDEVFEFYEVKPKETLFGLSRKFDVSQDSLMSLNPALEDGLKIGMVLKVPNTDDEDNLPGETEDLASEAENENANKKLDLSNKLSNFNTKELVVLLPYNLSQIDQDSISSYKDAILDDRVLRISLDFYSGVKMAVEKAKSLGISTQLKTYDTRRNVQEVTNIINSNDFSSVDAVIGPLLQNTTEAAAARLAQYNVPVISPLSNREMRSYQNLFQSRPTDEILKNAMFDYLEKNAMGKNVIIIADAAKNQEKNELTQILPNSKVILPSEAYLSAEKIKGVLSKTQENWVILESSNIGLISSTTSALNRLAREHQIKLFTTNRNSGFEDDVVDNEHLGRLNFHYPSVDKQYDDMMTEAFIEDYKEQFNMIPNQYVVRGYDLTLDILLRLASAEDLYDSFEKYTGFTEYHENKFHYTSKRNGGFYNDAVYIMSLDEELNLKVANDQ encoded by the coding sequence ATGAAATACCTTTTAATAGTTTGTTTTTTATTTCAGCTGTCTACTCTTTCGGCATCAGCCCAGGAATTTAAATACCATACCGTAGAAGCCGGGGAAACTGTTTACAGCATCGCTAAAGCTTATAATATTTCAGAAGAAGCGATCTATAAATACAATCCCGATGCTAAAGGGAATCTAGAGGTATCTTCAAAATTAGTGATCCCGTTAAGTCAACAGAAAAAAGAAACTTCAACTGAAACTGAAGATATTCAGTTTATCACTCATACGGTAAAGCGAAAAGAAACTTTATATAGACTTTCCAAGGATTATAATGTTGAAATTGATGAGATTAAAAGGTTTAACAAGCATCTTTATTCTGAAGAGTTAAAGCGGGGTGAAGAGATCTTAATTCCGCAGCGAAAAAAAGCTGCAGGGAATACCGAATTAGCTTCTTCCAGAGAGCTTGATATTCCTAAAGCTGTCAATCAAGAAATTTCGGAAACTCGTGAGCACGTAATTTTACCAAAGGAAACCAAATACGGGATAGCTCGTAAATATGGGATTACGGTAAAAGAGCTGGAAGAATTGAACCCAAAGGTAGATGTGTTGAAGCCTGGGGTAATGATACGTGTAGGTACCGATGTTTTAGATGAACCGGTAATTCTAACCGATGAGGTTTTTGAATTTTATGAGGTAAAACCTAAAGAAACATTATTTGGTCTTTCCAGAAAATTTGATGTTTCACAGGATTCTTTAATGTCTTTAAACCCTGCTTTAGAAGATGGACTCAAAATAGGAATGGTTCTAAAAGTTCCTAATACCGATGATGAAGACAACTTACCTGGAGAAACTGAAGACCTTGCAAGTGAGGCTGAAAATGAAAATGCTAATAAGAAATTAGATCTATCAAATAAATTAAGCAATTTCAATACGAAAGAGCTCGTGGTATTATTGCCTTATAATCTTAGCCAGATAGATCAGGATTCTATTTCCAGCTATAAGGACGCTATTTTAGATGATCGCGTATTGCGAATTTCTTTAGATTTTTATAGCGGGGTAAAAATGGCGGTAGAAAAGGCGAAAAGCTTGGGGATTTCTACCCAATTAAAAACTTACGATACCCGCAGAAATGTTCAGGAAGTTACCAATATTATAAACTCAAACGATTTTAGTAGCGTAGATGCGGTTATTGGGCCTTTGTTGCAAAACACTACAGAAGCCGCGGCTGCAAGATTAGCTCAATATAATGTTCCGGTGATAAGCCCCTTATCTAACCGAGAAATGAGATCTTATCAAAATCTTTTTCAATCCCGTCCTACCGATGAGATCCTGAAAAATGCGATGTTTGATTACCTGGAGAAAAACGCAATGGGTAAAAATGTAATTATTATTGCTGATGCTGCTAAAAACCAGGAAAAGAACGAACTCACTCAAATTTTGCCAAATTCCAAGGTAATACTTCCTTCTGAAGCTTACTTAAGTGCTGAAAAAATAAAGGGAGTACTTTCTAAAACCCAGGAAAACTGGGTAATCCTGGAGTCTTCAAATATCGGTTTGATAAGTAGTACAACTTCAGCATTAAATCGATTGGCGAGAGAGCATCAAATTAAATTATTCACTACCAATAGAAACAGCGGTTTTGAAGATGATGTGGTAGATAATGAGCATTTAGGTCGACTTAATTTTCATTATCCTTCAGTAGATAAACAGTACGACGATATGATGACTGAAGCGTTTATTGAGGATTATAAAGAACAATTTAATATGATCCCTAATCAATATGTGGTTAGAGGTTACGATCTCACCTTAGATATTTTACTAAGATTGGCTTCGGCCGAAGATCTTTATGATTCTTTTGAAAAGTATACCGGTTTTACTGAATATCACGAGAATAAATTCCATTATACTTCAAAACGAAATGGCGGGTTTTATAATGATGCGGTGTATATTATGAGTTTAGATGAAGAACTTAATTTAAAAGTTGCTAATGACCAGTAA
- a CDS encoding OsmC family protein, with product MTSKVIYTGSLRTEAEHLKSGAKIITDAPTDNHGKGEAFSPTDSVATGLASCMLTVMGIKAEELEVNLKGTTAEVTKTMAANPRRISRVEIMINFPETYSEKTRKILENTARTCPVMQSLHPDMEKLISFKYS from the coding sequence ATGACCAGTAAAGTTATTTATACCGGAAGTTTAAGAACCGAAGCTGAACATCTTAAAAGTGGTGCGAAAATAATTACTGATGCGCCTACCGATAATCATGGCAAGGGCGAAGCATTTTCCCCAACCGACTCTGTGGCGACCGGATTAGCCAGTTGTATGCTAACGGTTATGGGAATTAAGGCTGAAGAACTTGAGGTAAACTTAAAAGGAACCACAGCCGAAGTGACTAAAACCATGGCGGCTAATCCCCGGCGAATTTCCAGGGTGGAAATTATGATTAATTTCCCTGAAACTTATTCTGAAAAAACGCGTAAAATACTGGAAAATACCGCGCGAACCTGCCCGGTAATGCAAAGTCTTCATCCAGATATGGAAAAGCTTATTAGCTTTAAATATTCATGA
- the guaA gene encoding glutamine-hydrolyzing GMP synthase — MQKNVLILDFGSQYTQLIARRVRELNIYCEIVPFNKIPDDISSFKAVILSGSPFSVRGEDAPHPDLSKIRGKLPILAVCYGAQYFAHFHGGKVEASETREYGRANLSVIKDGETLFDGIMENSQVWMSHSDTIKELPANSVRIASTTDVLNAAYRIEGEQTYGIQFHPEVYHSTDGKQLLENFLVKIADVAQTWTPGKFVDLTVSELKEKIGDDKVVLGLSGGVDSSVAAVLLHKAIGKNLYCIFVNNGLLRKGEFESVLDQYKDMGLNVKGVDASARFLDALSGVSDPEEKRKAIGNAFIEVFDDEAHKIKDVTWLAQGTIYPDVIESVSVNGGPSATIKSHHNVGGLPDFMKLKIVEPLKMLFKDEVRRVGAEMGIDDELLGRHPFPGPGLAIRILGDITAEKVRILQEVDHIFIQGLRDWMLYDKVWQAGAILLPVSSVGVMGDERTYEKVVALRAVESTDGMTADWVNLPYEFLQKTSNTIINRVKGVNRVVYDISSKPPATIEWE, encoded by the coding sequence ATGCAAAAAAACGTACTCATTTTAGACTTCGGCTCGCAGTACACGCAACTGATTGCAAGGCGTGTGAGAGAACTCAATATTTACTGCGAAATTGTTCCATTTAACAAAATTCCAGACGATATTTCAAGCTTTAAAGCGGTGATCCTTTCGGGGAGTCCGTTTTCAGTTCGTGGAGAAGATGCTCCGCACCCAGATCTTTCTAAGATTCGTGGGAAACTACCAATCCTGGCAGTATGTTATGGAGCGCAGTATTTTGCCCATTTTCACGGTGGAAAAGTAGAAGCTTCAGAAACTCGTGAGTATGGAAGAGCAAATCTTTCAGTAATAAAAGATGGCGAAACCTTGTTTGACGGGATTATGGAAAACTCACAGGTTTGGATGAGCCATAGTGATACCATAAAAGAATTGCCGGCAAACAGCGTGAGAATTGCCAGTACTACAGATGTTTTGAATGCCGCTTACCGAATTGAGGGAGAACAAACTTATGGGATACAATTTCACCCTGAAGTTTATCACTCTACCGATGGGAAACAATTGCTGGAAAACTTTTTAGTGAAAATTGCCGATGTAGCACAAACCTGGACACCGGGTAAATTTGTTGATCTAACAGTTTCAGAATTAAAGGAGAAAATAGGAGACGATAAAGTAGTCTTAGGTTTAAGTGGTGGCGTAGATTCTAGTGTTGCTGCGGTTTTATTGCATAAAGCTATCGGGAAAAACCTGTATTGCATCTTTGTAAATAACGGTTTGCTTCGTAAAGGAGAATTTGAAAGCGTTTTAGATCAGTATAAAGATATGGGGCTAAACGTTAAAGGAGTTGATGCTTCGGCACGATTTCTGGATGCCCTTTCAGGAGTAAGTGATCCCGAAGAAAAACGAAAAGCTATTGGAAATGCGTTTATTGAAGTTTTTGATGACGAGGCGCATAAAATAAAGGACGTAACCTGGCTGGCACAGGGAACTATCTATCCCGATGTTATTGAATCGGTTTCGGTAAACGGAGGTCCTTCTGCAACCATAAAGTCGCACCATAATGTTGGTGGATTGCCAGATTTTATGAAATTAAAGATCGTAGAGCCTTTAAAAATGCTCTTTAAAGATGAAGTGCGAAGAGTAGGCGCCGAAATGGGAATTGATGATGAGCTGTTAGGTAGACATCCATTTCCAGGACCAGGACTTGCTATTAGAATTCTGGGAGATATTACCGCCGAAAAAGTTCGTATTTTGCAGGAAGTAGATCATATTTTTATCCAGGGATTAAGAGACTGGATGTTGTATGATAAAGTATGGCAGGCCGGCGCTATATTGCTGCCGGTAAGTTCTGTAGGAGTTATGGGAGATGAGCGTACTTATGAGAAAGTAGTTGCCCTAAGAGCCGTAGAATCTACCGATGGAATGACGGCAGACTGGGTGAATTTACCTTACGAATTTTTGCAAAAAACCTCGAATACTATAATAAATCGGGTTAAAGGCGTTAATAGAGTAGTGTATGATATAAGCTCAAAACCACCGGCTACTATAGAATGGGAATAA
- a CDS encoding pyridoxal phosphate-dependent decarboxylase family protein: protein MHTIDMDLVEMTLDVMKYTIDRISNITPEMGAPKNEEELFRIVGQTVTPEGIGGENAFQLFRDVLVKATVPIDHPRHLAFVPAAPTRAAIMFDLVTSASSIHGAYWMEGAGGIFCENQAMKWLVSLTGLPEGAFGVFTSGGTAANLSAMVAAREAWRSKDSQNVGKKALMLTSHGAHSSIQAMAKVIDADVVMIDCEEENLTGRELQNAINELEEKDRNRLFAVVATGGTTNAGIIDQLDTIADVCEKENVWFHVDCAYGGGALAAPSVRHLFNGVERADSITIDPHKWLFSPYDCGAVIYKDLELAKNAHSQKGAYLEIFKDDGAEGFNPADYQIQLTRRIRGMPLWFSLAMHGTNKYQQAIETGIELAKKAAKKIEERDNLELVRPSSLSVVLFRRKGWSPEEYRDWTYKNHREGLALVTPTTWKKETVVRFCFINPDTTEEDIDMILDTMD from the coding sequence ATGCATACCATAGATATGGACCTGGTAGAAATGACGTTAGACGTTATGAAATATACCATAGACCGTATCTCTAATATTACTCCCGAAATGGGAGCCCCAAAAAACGAAGAAGAATTATTTAGAATTGTGGGCCAAACCGTAACCCCAGAGGGAATCGGGGGAGAGAACGCTTTTCAACTTTTTCGTGACGTTTTAGTTAAAGCGACGGTGCCCATAGATCACCCAAGACATTTAGCTTTTGTACCCGCTGCACCAACACGCGCAGCGATTATGTTCGACTTAGTGACATCGGCTTCCAGTATTCATGGAGCATATTGGATGGAAGGTGCCGGGGGAATTTTTTGTGAAAACCAGGCGATGAAATGGCTGGTTTCGCTTACCGGTTTACCCGAAGGCGCTTTTGGCGTTTTTACCAGCGGTGGTACCGCGGCAAACCTATCAGCTATGGTGGCGGCAAGAGAAGCGTGGCGTTCAAAAGACAGCCAGAATGTAGGAAAAAAAGCTTTGATGCTTACTTCTCACGGGGCACATAGTTCTATACAGGCCATGGCAAAGGTGATTGATGCCGATGTAGTTATGATAGATTGTGAAGAAGAAAATCTTACCGGCCGCGAACTGCAAAATGCAATTAATGAATTGGAAGAAAAAGACCGAAATCGTCTTTTTGCAGTAGTCGCTACCGGTGGAACCACAAATGCAGGTATTATAGACCAATTAGATACCATTGCCGACGTTTGCGAAAAGGAAAATGTATGGTTTCACGTAGATTGTGCATACGGTGGTGGTGCCTTGGCCGCTCCTTCGGTAAGACACTTGTTTAATGGAGTGGAACGAGCCGATAGTATTACGATAGATCCGCATAAGTGGTTGTTTTCTCCTTACGATTGTGGAGCGGTTATATATAAAGACCTTGAATTGGCAAAAAATGCACATTCTCAAAAAGGCGCCTATCTTGAAATTTTTAAAGACGATGGCGCCGAAGGCTTTAACCCGGCTGATTATCAAATTCAATTAACCAGAAGAATTAGAGGAATGCCGCTTTGGTTTTCTTTAGCAATGCATGGCACGAATAAATATCAACAGGCCATTGAGACCGGAATTGAACTTGCAAAAAAGGCAGCTAAAAAAATTGAAGAACGGGATAACCTGGAGTTGGTTAGACCGTCAAGTTTATCGGTGGTTCTATTCCGAAGAAAAGGATGGAGTCCGGAAGAATATAGAGACTGGACGTATAAAAATCATCGGGAAGGCCTGGCGTTGGTAACACCAACTACCTGGAAAAAAGAAACCGTAGTTCGTTTTTGTTTTATCAACCCTGATACTACCGAAGAAGATATTGATATGATTTTGGATACCATGGATTAG
- a CDS encoding NAD(P)H-dependent flavin oxidoreductase, which translates to MPKNKITQLFNIQYPLIQAGMVWASGWKLASAVSNAGGLGIIGAGSMYPEILIEHIEKCKKATDKPFAVNVPLLYPDIDKIMEIIISEKVEIVFTSAGNPKTWTKHLQEHGIKVVHVVSGVKFALKSQEAGVDAVVAEGFEAGGHNGRDETTTFTLIPMVKEKIKIPLIAAGGIATGRGMLAAMVLGADAVQIGSRFVASPEASSHQNFKEMVVKAQEGDTKLTLKELAPVRLLKNKFFDDIQKLYTENPSKEQLIELLGRARAKKGMFEGDLEEGELEIGQISGLIHEIKPAAEIVKEIIEEFETARKEVSAL; encoded by the coding sequence ATGCCCAAAAATAAGATCACACAGCTTTTTAATATTCAATATCCTTTAATTCAGGCCGGAATGGTTTGGGCCAGCGGCTGGAAACTCGCCAGCGCCGTGAGTAATGCCGGCGGACTCGGAATTATTGGTGCGGGTTCTATGTATCCCGAAATTTTAATAGAGCATATTGAAAAATGTAAAAAAGCTACCGATAAACCATTTGCAGTAAATGTTCCCCTACTCTATCCTGATATCGATAAGATCATGGAGATTATAATCAGTGAGAAAGTAGAAATTGTCTTTACTTCAGCCGGGAATCCTAAAACCTGGACTAAACATTTGCAGGAACACGGCATTAAAGTGGTGCACGTGGTTAGTGGTGTAAAATTCGCTTTAAAATCTCAGGAAGCAGGTGTAGATGCCGTGGTTGCTGAAGGTTTTGAAGCCGGTGGGCACAATGGTAGAGATGAAACTACTACCTTCACCCTAATCCCAATGGTGAAAGAAAAAATCAAAATCCCTTTAATTGCTGCAGGCGGAATCGCCACAGGACGCGGAATGCTAGCCGCTATGGTATTAGGTGCAGATGCTGTGCAAATTGGAAGCCGTTTTGTTGCCAGCCCAGAAGCTTCATCACATCAGAATTTTAAAGAAATGGTGGTAAAAGCCCAGGAGGGTGACACCAAACTTACTCTTAAAGAGCTTGCTCCAGTAAGACTTTTGAAAAACAAATTCTTTGATGATATTCAGAAATTATATACTGAAAACCCATCAAAGGAACAGCTTATTGAATTATTGGGACGCGCCAGGGCTAAAAAAGGAATGTTTGAAGGCGATTTGGAAGAAGGAGAGCTGGAAATTGGCCAAATCTCAGGATTGATCCACGAGATAAAACCTGCCGCTGAAATTGTAAAGGAAATAATAGAAGAATTTGAAACCGCCAGGAAAGAAGTTTCGGCGCTTTAA
- a CDS encoding SIMPL domain-containing protein has product MKYISAIIFAIAIVIAAWFLGESYVSRANPDGVISVTGSGSENFTSDLIVWEGRFSRMSPNLEEAYNNLNSDKETVRTYLIEKGIKEDNIVFNSVQTSEQRENQYQNGNYVGSIFQGYQLTQNVKIESADVELVEEVSREITELLNKGVQFNSTPPRYYYTKLADLKIEMISKATEDARLRAEKIAENSGGSLGELKNANMGVFQITGQNSGEDYSWSGAYNTGDKKKTASITMRLNYEID; this is encoded by the coding sequence ATGAAATATATAAGTGCCATAATTTTTGCTATTGCAATTGTGATTGCTGCCTGGTTCCTGGGAGAATCTTATGTGAGCAGGGCGAATCCCGATGGAGTTATTTCGGTAACCGGTTCCGGAAGTGAAAATTTCACCTCTGACCTAATTGTTTGGGAAGGTCGTTTTAGCCGAATGAGCCCCAATTTAGAAGAAGCATACAACAACTTGAATTCTGATAAAGAAACAGTAAGAACTTACCTTATAGAAAAAGGAATTAAAGAAGATAATATTGTTTTTAATTCGGTGCAAACATCAGAGCAGCGAGAAAATCAATACCAAAATGGAAATTATGTGGGTAGCATCTTCCAGGGATACCAGCTTACTCAGAATGTAAAAATTGAATCTGCAGATGTAGAGCTTGTAGAAGAAGTTTCTCGTGAGATCACTGAACTTCTTAACAAAGGGGTACAGTTTAATTCTACCCCGCCTAGATATTATTACACCAAACTCGCCGATCTTAAAATTGAAATGATCTCTAAAGCTACTGAGGATGCCCGATTAAGAGCGGAGAAAATTGCTGAAAATAGTGGAGGAAGTTTAGGGGAATTAAAAAATGCCAATATGGGCGTTTTCCAGATCACCGGACAGAATAGCGGAGAGGATTATTCCTGGAGTGGCGCTTACAACACCGGCGATAAGAAAAAAACCGCATCTATTACGATGCGGTTAAATTATGAGATTGATTGA
- a CDS encoding lipocalin-like domain-containing protein yields MKKLLLILFSIALFTSCSEDDDANGDDDILGTWFIAEANGIPNFEVTECTRESSITFNSNNTTYSEYYVGSGEACTLADETNSVWEREGQIYTFSLPIEGLENFDLDNINGNVSFNSDKSEFTFTPLIFPSASIVFEKR; encoded by the coding sequence ATGAAAAAACTTTTATTAATACTTTTTAGTATAGCGCTATTTACCTCCTGTAGTGAAGATGATGATGCTAACGGAGATGACGATATTTTAGGAACATGGTTTATAGCTGAAGCCAACGGAATTCCTAATTTTGAAGTAACCGAATGTACCAGAGAATCATCTATAACCTTTAATAGTAATAACACAACTTATTCTGAATATTATGTTGGCTCTGGTGAGGCCTGTACACTTGCTGATGAAACAAATAGTGTATGGGAAAGGGAAGGTCAAATTTATACATTTTCTTTACCTATTGAGGGCTTAGAAAATTTTGACTTAGATAACATTAATGGCAATGTAAGCTTCAATTCTGATAAATCAGAATTTACATTTACTCCTTTAATATTTCCTTCGGCCTCAATAGTATTTGAAAAAAGATAA
- a CDS encoding DUF922 domain-containing protein yields the protein MKFWSVLFIFVLSLQLLAQDTEKISWDKTRLLKWEDFKANPKKHLPYKANTNSGLSFSWNATKSSDETIFTYEVGSNFYPKRSWVKEIEEVDYLLAHEQLHFDITELHSRKLRKALSNYEPGPKMKKELNDIYSEIELQRQQMQNQFDKETNHSINKEAEYQWRKFVEKEMNKLSEYSS from the coding sequence ATGAAATTCTGGAGTGTTTTATTCATTTTTGTTTTAAGTCTTCAATTATTAGCTCAAGACACTGAAAAAATATCCTGGGATAAAACCCGGCTTTTAAAATGGGAAGATTTTAAGGCCAATCCTAAAAAACATCTTCCTTATAAAGCTAATACCAATTCCGGACTTTCGTTTTCCTGGAATGCTACAAAAAGTAGCGACGAGACGATATTTACTTATGAAGTTGGTAGTAACTTTTACCCAAAGCGTTCCTGGGTGAAGGAAATTGAAGAAGTAGATTATTTACTTGCCCACGAGCAATTACATTTTGATATCACCGAGTTGCACTCCAGAAAACTTAGAAAAGCTTTAAGCAATTACGAGCCCGGCCCGAAAATGAAAAAAGAATTAAACGATATCTATTCTGAAATTGAACTGCAGCGCCAGCAAATGCAAAATCAGTTTGACAAAGAAACCAACCACAGCATTAATAAAGAAGCCGAATATCAATGGAGGAAATTTGTTGAAAAGGAAATGAACAAACTAAGTGAATATTCCAGTTAA